Proteins encoded within one genomic window of Onychostoma macrolepis isolate SWU-2019 chromosome 11, ASM1243209v1, whole genome shotgun sequence:
- the ogal gene encoding protein O-GlcNAcase: MSKKCKMFLSGVVEGFYGRPWTMSQRKELFRREQKWGLNTYLYAPKDDYKHRMYWRDLYSLEEADQLMTLISAAKERNVEFVYAISPGLDITFSNPKEVTALKRKLSQVSGFGCRSFALLFDDIETEMCPADKEMFSSFAEAQVSVTNEVFLHLEEPHTFLFCPTDYCAAFCTPSVPRSAYLNTVGEKLNAGIDILWTGPKVVSQDISVASIEEVSAVLRRPPVIWDNIHANDYDPQRVFMGPFKNRPTELIPKLRGVLTNPNCEFEPNFVAIHTLATWCSFRQKDVSMDGDDQGSDYNPHDALRLALTDWLVEFGRADQPDGARGGRSKREASDEEPMQTDGYVPGPKDNPLYTAEPLTLEDLTLLSELFYLPYEHGATAVLMLQELHWLRRHSHTGDDPEQGKDWRRRAEKFDDMCGAVVQMFNRLSNVPNRIILYDLYNYICDIKSGVTMAKAYVKTLGGQTPHPALALTDDPEPWGFRGGLSGEFQRMLPSHGIRDLFRCAPATRVYTIRPCTPKDQPEVQRIFKEMQTETQQKVELVGDRLVEGHVTPSQSCSLILDDASGVCGYAFALSDAKTAMTKAQYPETMLQDFPSVMAIQIHSRVPDHSTAKRLIEQMLSALRDSGSKGVFSEFRSNDRRMFDFLKTLDVFQVLKVDGLPTNLVIMGTKL; this comes from the exons AGAGGAAGGAGCTCTTCAGGAG GGAGCAGAAATGGGGCTTGAACACATATCTATATGCCCCAAAAGACGATTACAAACACCGGATGTACTGGAGGGATCTGtattcactggaggaagcag ACCAGCTGATGACGCTGATCTCCGCTGCTAAGGAGCGTAACGTGGAGTTCGTCTATGCCATCTCCCCGGGGCTGGACATCACCTTCTCAAACCCTAAAGAGGTGACGGCACTCAAGAGGAAACTCAGCCAG GTGAGCGGGTTTGGCTGCCGGTCGTTTGCGCTGCTGTTTGACGACATCGAGACGGAAATGTGTCCGGCTGATAAAGAGATGTTTAGCTCGTTCGCTGAAGCTCAGGTGTCTGTCACTAACGAGGTGTTTCTGCACCTGGAGGAGCCACACACCTTCCTCTTCTGCCCCACCG ATTACTGCGCTGCGTTCTGCACTCCCAGCGTGCCGCGGTCTGCGTATTTGAACACGGTCGGTGAGAAACTCAATGCTGGGATTGACATTCTCTGGACAG GGCCGAAGGTGGTGTCCCAGGACATCAGTGTGGCGTCTATAGAGGAGGTGTCCGCTGTTCTGCGGCGTCCGCCGGTCATCTGGGACAACATCCACGCTAACGACTACGACCCACAGAGAGTCTTCATGGGACCCTTCAAGAACCGGCCCACCGAGCTCATCCCCAAACTCAGAGGCGTCCTCACAAACCCCAACTGTGAATTTGAGCCCAATTTCGTGGCCATTCACACGCTGGCCACGTGGTGCAGCTTCAGACAGAAAGACGTTTCTATGG ATGGAGACGATCAGGGCTCGGACTACAACCCCCATGATGCTTTGCGGCTGGCGCTCACTGATTGGCTGGTTGAGTTCGGCAGAGCAGATCAACCTGACG GTGCTCGCGGCGGCCGCTCTAAGCGTGAGGCGTCTGACGAGGAGCCGATGCAGACGGACGGTTACGTTCCCGGACCCAAAGACAACCCGCTGTACACGGCCGAGCCGCTGACGCTGGAGGATCTGACGCTGCTGTCGGAGCTCTTCTATCTGCCGTATGAACACGGAGCCACGGCCGTCCTCATGCTGCAGGAGCTGCACTGGCTGCGCAGACACAGCCACACCGGAGACGATCCAGAGCAG GGTAAAGACTGGCGGCGGAGAGCGGAGAAGTTTGACGACATGTGCGGCGCCGTGGTGCAGATGTTCAACAGACTGTCCAACGTTCCCAACCGGATCATCCTGTACGACCTTTACAACTACATCTGTGACATCAAGAGCGGCGTCACCATGGCCAAAGCCTACGTCAAAACTCTGG gAGGTCAGACGCCTCACCCCGCTCTCGCTCTGACCGATGACCCCGAGCCCTGGGGCTTCAGAGGAGGACTGTCCGGAGAATTCCAG CGGATGCTGCCGTCTCATGGGATCCGCGATCTGTTCCGCTGCGCTCCGGCCACACGCGTCTACACCATACGACCCTGCACTCCTAAAGACCAG CCGGAGGTGCAGAGGATCTTTAAGGAGATGCAGACTGAGACGCAGCAGAAGGTGGAGCTGGTGGGCGACCG GCTGGTGGAGGGTCATGTGACGCCGTCGCAGAGCTGCAGTCTGATCCTAGACGACGCGTCTGGAGTTTGCGGCTACGCTTTCGCCCTCAGCGACGCCAAGACGGCCATGACTAAAGCTCAG TATCCAGAGACCATGCTGCAGGATTTCCCATCAGTCATGGCCATCCAGATCCACTCCAGAGTTCCTGACCACAGCACAGCCAAGCGGCTGATTGAACAGATGCTGTCTGCGCTGAGAGACAGCG GGTCTAAAGGAGTTTTCAGCGAGTTCAGATCCAACGACAGACGAATGTTCGACTTCTTGAAGACGCTGGACGTGTTTCAGGTTCTGAAAGTCGATGGGCTTCCGACAAACCTGGTCATCATGGGAACTAAACTCTGA